tGTCTAAATTCTGCAATTAAATTGCTTTCTCGTTCTTTTCCAGAGAAAAATAAGATGCGAGCATTAATGTACAAAACAAAGTGCAATTTCAGAAGTCATCTTCTAAAAGGTAGAAAAAACACCACACAAGGTCAGCTCTGCAAACACAATTCCTTCTAGAAAACATCTACAATAATATTAACACAGATAAAAGATCACTAATAAATATTGAAGTTGAatctatgaaaaaaattataatgtaccTCTTCCATCACGGTTCCTGTGACAACCACCATAAGAATCAATTTTGATGTTTGATTTTTCAAGGGCCTCAAGAGCTTGCAACCGGAAATTTCGAGCACCACAATTGGAAATGAAAGCAGCTGCAAGAGCAGCTTCAGTTTTCGGCTGCACTGGTGCCATCATATCATACTCAGCCCATGAAAAATATCCAACAGGAACATCCGAAGATAGACTGGTTGTCATTACGATGTTATATCCCCTCCTAGTACACAAAGACATTGTAATATTAGTTTAGTTATTGCCATCTGAAAAAAATGGCTTACTCTGTCCACTTTAGCagagaacaaaaagaaagaaaattttcaatgaaCAAAAGTAAAGGCGGTAGCTAGAATTGCAATGATATCACATGCAAAGAAATGTAGGCATCTAATGAAATAACACTTTACAACAGTGCTTACCCACCGTCTTGCCATGGCAATATTGTTCTCAGCATAGTATTCTGCTGATTCCATTGATCGCAGAATGCTAGCTGTTCCACTTGGTTGAGGTAACCCAAATGCGGCATCTGGCTTTCTATCCCCACTAAACCCAAATTTACATCCAACCGAACACGACTTCCACTCCTGCATTTGAATGAACCACAATTTAAGATCAACAAGAACAATATCTGGGACTTCGTAATTATAAGGAGCTCATGAATTACATCTTGACCTATTATCAGCATCAAGCAAACATGCCAACAAAGAGATTTGGATGGAATAACAAGATAAGGTGTTGTTAAAGAGAGAAATATCCACCACAATCAGCTGGAGGATCCTGTTATTCAACAACTGGCACGAGAGGAAACAAACCCCCACGTAAAGACCAAAATGACAGAAAACAGCAATTCTTCAATGCCACACTCAAGAACAATGTGACCATGTCTTCATCCATGACCATGCTAGATGACATACATCCACCACCACAGCAAGAACATAAAGCCTTTTCGCACTAGGTGAAGTTGGCTACATGGTCACCCAACATCATTAAACTCGGATAAAGATCAAATTTTCAGAGTTAACAACGTCCCTCCCACTATCCTTCTTGGTTTTTTCCTCCCCTCATTCACGAGACTAATATGTAATATAATCTCTTGATCAAAGCTCTAATGGCCTTCTATGCACATATCCAAACCACTTTAACCAATTTTCTATCATCTTTTTCCTCCAACACCAATATCTCCTCCTTTGGAGCTAAATACCAACCTAGTGAGAATCAACTAAAAGTCCAAAGCACCAGaaccccaaaaaaaaaatctaccaGAAGAAGCTTAAACTAAcgatacttttaattaaaaaaaggggGAGGGGGCCGTACAACCAAAAAGTGGAGAATAGAAACAGAATTATTCAAACCTGATCAGCTCCAGAAACAAAAATAGGCTCTTTGGAAAAGTCCCTCGAATACGTGACAGCATCCTCCCTCTCCAACCATTCCTCACAACTATACGATTCAGAATTCCGATCAGAAGCCACCAAACCCAACCCCAAATCGTCACCTTCAACGACCGCTCGAGAGCGGTAGAAGAAGTCAGCGAGGGAGTCAACCATGGCGGCGTTTTTGGCCATATCCAACCTACCCAGAAACGCGATCTCCGCGATGACCACAAGGGCAACAACAAGAGGCATTAGATTGCTCCATTTCCTCTTTGGGTTGCCACCCGGAGCCAAAACGGGTAAGCTGTCTTGTTGGGCACCATCTGTTCTCGAGCCTCGAAGATTCGTCAACAGACCCATCATTCAATTGCGCCCCCAACTGCCAATTCcgcaaaataaactaaaaatcaaaGGGAAATGGAAAATTTTGGCGTTATGAGCACGATTCCATGATGGGGGTGCttgtttaaagaaaaagaacgataaaaaaaacacagcttgctgttgttttttttgttgttatgggTGGATGGTTCcctgaaagaaaaaagaaaatgcagcGTTTGAGTTAGTCGCGGAAGTGGCTAGGATTTTCAATATTCAAAGTCCACGGGATATGGTGAAACTGAGTGGAACCAATGATCAacgaaaaaacaaaagaaagaaccTGAAAAAACACGACAACAAAGGCCTCCTAAAATACTGCTCCTAAATTTCTGACTATGAACAAACGGCTTTTGTTAACGGTATTccgtttataatttatttttgggcTTCATCTTCTGCTTTAACCGGTTTTTAGTTTCATCAATAATTTTGGGCTTAAtggcctttttttttcttcctattatttatttatttctttcctcTTATCTTTCGAAAGtgatttaatttagttctttcttttttaaatcaatCTAACGCGTTCTCTTAAGtccaaattgattttaaattatgatagaaATTAGagacaataattttattataataacattCACTATATAGTGCTAATTCAATTTAGTCTTGGCACAAAGTtccattattttaaatgaattaggACTACGTATTAATATtgagacaaaattaaaataactaatgagattaaaatgataattaaggtTGAATTAATCTCCAATTgtctaaactatttttttatacataacaTAACTACTATTTTGACTCATATAATACACGGgatttattgatttttcaatgattattttaaaaattgtaccGATGAtggtttttaattgattaaaaaaattttattcccATTTATAACCATTAAACTTAAATGCAATTTCATAGTTTTATctactaataaaaaaagagttCTATCTCATTAAGTTGTATATTATTTGTAGTACTTTTTCTAggagagattttttttttgtgtccTCATTGTCAGTTGT
This genomic stretch from Vigna radiata var. radiata cultivar VC1973A chromosome 7, Vradiata_ver6, whole genome shotgun sequence harbors:
- the LOC106768760 gene encoding glycoprotein 3-alpha-L-fucosyltransferase A (The RefSeq protein has 2 substitutions compared to this genomic sequence), translated to MMGLLTNLRGSRTDGAQQDSLPVLAPGGNPKRKWSNLMPLVVALVVIAEIAFLGRLDMAKNAAMVDSLADFFYRSRAVVEGDDLGLGLVASDRNSESYSCEEWLEREDAVTYSRDFSKEPIFVSGADQEWKSCSVGCKFGFSGDRKPDAAFGLPQPSGTASILRSMESAEYYAENNIAMARRRGYNIVMTTSLSSDVPVGYFSWAEYDMMAPVQPKTEAALAAAFISNCGARNFRLQALEALEKSNIKIDSYGGCHRNRDGRVNKVEALKHYKFSLAFENSNEEDYVTEKFFQSLVAGTVPVVVGAPNIQDFAPSPGSILHIKEIEDVESVAKTMRYLAENPEAYNQSLRWKYEGPSDSFKALVDMAAVHSSCRLCIHLATVSREKEENNPSLKRRPCKCTRGPETVYHIYVRERGRFEMESIYLRSSNLTLNAVKAAVVLKFTSLNLVPVWKTERPEVIRGGSALKLYKIYPIGLTQRQALYTFSFKGDADFRSHLENNPYAKFEVIFV